Proteins from a genomic interval of Mycolicibacterium grossiae:
- the gatB gene encoding Asp-tRNA(Asn)/Glu-tRNA(Gln) amidotransferase subunit GatB has protein sequence MTIAPAELLDYDEVIARYEPVMGMEVHVELSTATKMFCGCVNQFGGEPNTQVCPVCLGLPGSLPVLNQNAVESAIRIGLALNCDITPWGRFARKNYFYPDQPKNYQISQYDEPIAVDGYLDVPLEDGTTWRVEIERAHMEEDTGKLTHLGSDTGRIEGATTSLLDYNRAGVPLIEIVTRPIEGTGERAPEIARAYVTALRDLLRALGVSDVRMDQGSMRCDSNLSLKPKGASEFGTRTETKNVNSLKSVEVVVRYEMRRQAAVLDAGGRIVQETRHFHEDGHTTAGRSKETAQDYRYFPEPDLEPVAPSADLVERLRGTIPELPWLSRKRIQQEWGVSDEVMRDLVNAGAVELVTATVSHGAPSDAARAWWGNFLVQKANEAGVELDALPITPAQVAAVIALVDEGKLSNKLARQVIEGVLAGEGEPEQVMTDRGLAVVRDDSVIKAAVDEALAASPDIAAKIRGGKVAAAGAIVGAVMKATKGQADAALVREMVIAACS, from the coding sequence ATGACCATCGCCCCCGCCGAACTCCTCGACTACGACGAGGTGATCGCCCGGTACGAGCCCGTGATGGGCATGGAGGTGCACGTCGAGCTGTCGACGGCCACCAAGATGTTCTGTGGCTGCGTCAACCAGTTCGGCGGCGAGCCGAACACCCAGGTGTGCCCGGTCTGCCTGGGCCTGCCCGGCTCGCTGCCGGTGCTCAACCAGAACGCCGTCGAGTCGGCGATCCGCATCGGGTTGGCGCTCAACTGCGACATCACCCCGTGGGGCCGGTTCGCCAGGAAGAACTACTTCTACCCCGACCAGCCGAAGAACTACCAGATCAGTCAGTACGACGAGCCGATCGCGGTGGACGGCTACCTCGACGTGCCACTCGAGGACGGCACCACCTGGCGGGTGGAGATCGAACGCGCCCACATGGAGGAGGACACCGGCAAGCTGACCCACCTGGGCAGCGACACCGGCCGCATCGAGGGCGCCACCACGTCCCTGCTGGACTACAACCGCGCCGGCGTCCCGCTCATCGAAATCGTCACCCGGCCCATCGAGGGCACCGGCGAGCGCGCCCCGGAGATCGCCCGCGCCTACGTCACCGCGCTGCGGGACCTGTTGCGCGCCCTCGGCGTCTCCGACGTGCGCATGGACCAGGGGTCCATGCGGTGCGACTCCAACCTGTCGCTGAAGCCGAAGGGTGCCAGCGAATTCGGCACCCGCACCGAGACCAAGAACGTCAACTCGCTCAAGAGCGTCGAGGTGGTGGTCCGCTACGAGATGCGGCGCCAGGCGGCCGTTCTCGACGCCGGCGGACGAATCGTGCAGGAGACCCGGCACTTCCACGAGGACGGCCACACCACGGCCGGGCGCAGCAAGGAGACGGCGCAGGACTACCGCTACTTCCCCGAACCCGACCTGGAGCCGGTCGCGCCGAGCGCCGATCTGGTCGAGCGGCTGCGCGGCACCATTCCCGAGCTGCCGTGGTTGTCGCGCAAGCGGATTCAGCAGGAGTGGGGCGTCTCCGACGAGGTGATGCGCGACCTGGTGAACGCCGGCGCGGTGGAACTGGTGACCGCCACCGTGTCCCACGGCGCTCCCAGTGACGCGGCCCGCGCGTGGTGGGGCAACTTCCTGGTGCAGAAGGCCAACGAGGCGGGCGTGGAACTCGACGCACTGCCCATCACCCCGGCGCAGGTGGCGGCCGTCATCGCGCTGGTCGACGAGGGCAAGCTCTCCAACAAGCTGGCCCGCCAGGTGATAGAGGGCGTGCTCGCCGGTGAGGGAGAACCCGAGCAGGTGATGACCGACCGCGGTCTGGCCGTGGTGCGCGACGACTCGGTGATCAAGGCCGCCGTCGACGAGGCGCTCGCCGCCAGCCCCGACATCGCGGCGAAGATCCGCGGTGGCAAGGTGGCTGCCGCGGGTGCCATCGTCGGCGCGGTGATGAAGGCGACCAAGGGGCAGGCCGACGCCGCGCTGGTGCGCGAAATGGTCATCGCCGCCTGCAGTTAG
- a CDS encoding sensor histidine kinase — protein sequence MPRPQDLVFRLLRQPLRLLSLRSIVIVSQLGVVILVLVLGVWVWVGVTNDQNSQLDRRLDSLSSLGDVNTLIRSAQQDGSRPAPADGDFVRTARIGPATVSIPGDIVLPALPNGYADVSIDGIDYRVRTITTGNASIALGAPVAETQDRIDALHWRVFWICSGVILGTLLIGWVISLVMVNPFRLLAKQARAINAQSNPDEVQVRGVWEAVEISEAVEGMLARIGDEQQRTRAALESARDFAAVASHELRTPLTAMRTNLEVLETLDLGPEQRAEVIGDVMRTQSRIEATLTALERLAQGELTTTDDFVPVDVTELLDRAAHDAMRNYPGLDVALGSSTTVLMLGLPAGLRLVIDNAIANAVKHGGATAVRLSVISSADGVEIAVDDDGSGVPAEERTTVFERFHRGTTASRSGSGLGLALVAQQAELHGGTAALEVSPMGGTRLMLRLPGSGPR from the coding sequence GTGCCGCGTCCGCAGGATCTGGTGTTCCGCCTGCTCCGGCAGCCCCTGCGGCTGCTGTCGCTGCGGTCCATCGTCATCGTCAGTCAGCTCGGCGTCGTCATCCTGGTGTTGGTGCTGGGCGTCTGGGTGTGGGTGGGCGTCACCAACGACCAGAACAGCCAGCTGGACCGGCGGCTCGACTCGCTGAGCAGCCTCGGTGACGTCAACACCCTGATCCGCAGTGCACAGCAGGACGGATCGCGCCCGGCGCCCGCCGACGGCGACTTCGTCCGCACCGCGCGCATCGGCCCGGCCACCGTCTCGATCCCGGGGGACATCGTGTTGCCCGCGCTGCCGAACGGCTACGCCGACGTCAGCATCGACGGCATCGACTACCGGGTCCGGACCATCACCACGGGCAACGCGTCGATCGCGCTGGGCGCACCCGTCGCCGAGACGCAGGACCGCATCGACGCCCTGCACTGGCGGGTCTTCTGGATCTGCTCCGGCGTCATCCTCGGCACGCTGCTCATCGGCTGGGTGATCTCGCTGGTGATGGTCAACCCGTTCCGGCTGCTGGCCAAGCAGGCCCGCGCCATCAACGCGCAGTCCAACCCCGACGAGGTGCAGGTGCGCGGGGTGTGGGAGGCCGTGGAGATCTCCGAGGCCGTCGAGGGCATGTTGGCGCGCATCGGCGACGAGCAGCAGCGCACCCGCGCCGCCCTGGAGTCCGCGCGCGACTTCGCCGCCGTCGCGTCGCACGAGCTGCGCACGCCGCTGACCGCCATGCGGACCAACCTCGAGGTGCTCGAGACGCTCGACCTGGGGCCCGAGCAGCGCGCGGAGGTGATCGGCGACGTCATGCGGACGCAGAGCCGCATCGAGGCGACGCTCACGGCGCTCGAGCGCCTGGCGCAGGGGGAGCTGACCACCACCGACGACTTCGTGCCCGTCGACGTCACCGAGCTGCTCGACCGGGCCGCGCACGACGCGATGCGCAACTACCCGGGCCTCGACGTCGCGCTGGGGTCGTCGACCACCGTGCTGATGCTGGGGCTGCCCGCGGGGCTGCGGCTGGTGATCGACAACGCCATCGCCAACGCCGTCAAGCACGGCGGCGCGACGGCCGTGCGGCTCAGCGTGATCAGCTCCGCCGACGGCGTCGAGATCGCCGTCGACGACGACGGCTCGGGTGTGCCCGCGGAGGAGCGCACGACGGTGTTCGAGCGCTTCCACCGCGGCACGACGGCATCGCGCTCCGGGTCGGGGCTGGGGCTCGCGCTGGTGGCGCAGCAGGCCGAATTGCACGGCGGCACCGCCGCGTTGGAGGTCAGTCCGATGGGCGGGACGCGGTTGATGCTGCGCCTGCCCGGCTCGGGTCCCCGCTAG
- a CDS encoding PQQ-dependent sugar dehydrogenase, translating into MRLRRSLQGVLVLLCAATVALGSGCARFDSAASEPFTTEPAMEPPSSSPPPPPPPLPGQPFPKACPAPGVMQGCLESTSGLIMGPDSKSALVAERQTGAIKEVATNAEPKVKLTLPVDPSGDGGLLDIVLSPTYPQDRLMYAYISTPEDNRVVRIADGDVPKPILTGIPKGAVNNAGALKFTSPTTLMVLTGDAGDPAQATNPGSLAGKLLRVEAPTTVNPAPETTALSGIGGAGGMCIDPGDGSLYVTDRTGTGDRLQRITKDSKVSTVWSWPNRPGVAGCAAQDGTVLVNLVDTKQTVAVRMAPDTGAVTGEPEVLRQDTRGHVWALQMSPDGNVWGATVNKTSGDLQQFDDVVFPLFPQGGFPRSSDEKT; encoded by the coding sequence ATGAGACTGCGACGGTCGCTGCAGGGTGTGCTGGTGCTGCTGTGTGCCGCGACGGTGGCCCTCGGATCGGGCTGCGCCCGGTTCGACTCGGCTGCCTCCGAACCGTTCACCACCGAGCCGGCCATGGAGCCGCCGTCGAGCAGTCCCCCGCCGCCTCCGCCGCCGCTGCCGGGGCAGCCGTTCCCCAAGGCGTGCCCCGCGCCCGGCGTCATGCAGGGCTGCCTGGAGAGCACCAGCGGACTCATCATGGGCCCGGACAGCAAGTCCGCGCTGGTGGCCGAGCGACAGACCGGCGCCATCAAGGAAGTCGCCACCAACGCCGAGCCGAAGGTGAAGCTGACGCTGCCGGTGGACCCGAGCGGCGACGGCGGCCTGCTCGACATCGTGCTGTCCCCGACCTATCCGCAGGACCGGCTGATGTACGCCTACATCAGCACGCCCGAGGACAACCGCGTCGTGCGCATCGCCGACGGCGACGTGCCCAAGCCGATCCTGACCGGCATCCCGAAGGGGGCGGTCAACAACGCCGGGGCGCTCAAGTTCACCAGCCCCACGACGCTGATGGTGCTCACCGGTGACGCCGGCGACCCCGCGCAGGCCACCAACCCGGGGTCCCTGGCGGGCAAGCTGCTGCGCGTGGAGGCGCCGACGACGGTCAACCCCGCGCCAGAGACCACGGCGCTGTCCGGCATCGGCGGCGCGGGCGGCATGTGCATCGATCCGGGCGACGGGTCGCTCTACGTCACCGACCGCACCGGCACCGGGGACCGGTTGCAGCGCATCACCAAGGACTCGAAGGTGTCGACGGTCTGGTCGTGGCCGAACCGGCCCGGCGTGGCGGGTTGCGCCGCGCAGGACGGGACCGTGCTGGTCAACCTCGTCGACACCAAGCAGACCGTCGCCGTGCGGATGGCGCCCGATACCGGCGCGGTGACCGGTGAGCCCGAGGTGCTGCGCCAGGACACCCGCGGTCACGTGTGGGCGTTGCAGATGTCGCCCGACGGCAACGTCTGGGGCGCCACGGTCAACAAGACCTCCGGCGACCTGCAGCAGTTCGACGACGTGGTGTTCCCGCTGTTCCCGCAGGGCGGCTTCCCGCGCAGCAGCGACGAGAAGACGTAG
- a CDS encoding DoxX family protein, whose translation MTSTSHDPRAWQRPGGLDGPAAPPASARLVDPEDDVPSTPYAGDFETTAIPRYDSAPAQPPAYALMGDPEPLPYVQPGGRHAAGTAEPVEVGTDPLTEDRIRAAGKRGTQDLGLMLLRVGLGALLIAHGLQKAFGLWGGTGLGGLQESLAGLGYQHAGILTYVVAGGQIAAGVLLVLGLFTPLAAAGAVAYLVNALLAAVVAQSGPGFPFFLPDGHEYQVTLLVVAAALCLTGPGRYGFDAGRGWARRPFIGSLAALLLGVGAGVGIWALLNGVNPLG comes from the coding sequence GTGACCAGTACCTCACACGATCCGCGTGCCTGGCAGCGACCCGGGGGTCTCGACGGCCCGGCCGCGCCGCCCGCGTCTGCGCGCCTGGTCGATCCGGAGGACGACGTGCCATCGACCCCGTACGCCGGCGACTTCGAGACGACCGCCATCCCGCGGTACGACTCGGCACCGGCTCAGCCGCCGGCCTACGCCCTGATGGGGGATCCCGAGCCCCTGCCGTACGTCCAGCCGGGCGGCCGGCACGCCGCCGGCACCGCCGAACCGGTCGAGGTGGGTACCGACCCCCTCACCGAGGACCGCATCCGCGCGGCGGGCAAGCGCGGCACGCAGGACCTCGGGCTGATGCTGCTGCGCGTCGGCCTGGGCGCGCTGCTCATCGCCCACGGCCTGCAGAAGGCCTTCGGACTGTGGGGCGGCACCGGCCTGGGTGGCCTGCAGGAGTCGCTCGCCGGTCTCGGCTACCAGCACGCCGGCATCCTGACCTACGTGGTCGCGGGCGGGCAGATCGCCGCCGGGGTCCTGCTGGTCCTGGGGCTGTTCACGCCGCTGGCGGCCGCGGGAGCGGTGGCCTACCTGGTCAACGCCCTGCTCGCGGCGGTCGTCGCGCAGTCCGGCCCCGGCTTTCCGTTCTTCCTGCCGGACGGTCACGAGTACCAGGTGACGCTGCTGGTCGTGGCCGCCGCCCTGTGCCTGACCGGTCCGGGGCGCTACGGCTTCGACGCCGGGCGCGGCTGGGCGCGCCGCCCGTTCATCGGCTCGCTGGCCGCGCTGCTGCTCGGCGTCGGTGCTGGCGTCGGCATCTGGGCGCTGCTCAACGGCGTCAACCCGCTGGGCTGA
- a CDS encoding PH domain-containing protein, producing MSRDESEPAAAPVILKIPATALLAVGFFTLGLLTLVLAEPAWFTALLLLPVGLTVAIFRYRTVADADAVTARTLLSSRTVNWTDIEGLRFDRRSWALARCTDGSEFRLPAVTFATLPQLTAASGGRVPNPYA from the coding sequence GTGAGTCGCGACGAATCGGAACCCGCCGCCGCCCCGGTGATCCTGAAGATCCCCGCGACGGCGCTGCTGGCCGTCGGCTTCTTCACGCTGGGCTTGCTGACGCTGGTGCTGGCCGAACCGGCGTGGTTCACCGCGCTGTTGCTGCTGCCCGTGGGGCTGACGGTGGCGATCTTCCGCTACCGCACGGTGGCCGACGCCGACGCGGTCACCGCACGCACCCTGCTGTCCAGTCGCACCGTGAACTGGACCGACATCGAGGGGCTGCGTTTCGACCGGCGGTCCTGGGCGCTGGCCCGGTGCACGGACGGCAGCGAGTTCCGGTTGCCCGCCGTGACGTTCGCGACGCTGCCGCAGCTCACCGCCGCCAGCGGCGGCCGGGTACCGAATCCCTACGCGTGA
- a CDS encoding acetolactate synthase large subunit → MSAPTTRPPAATRPDNGAQAVSKNPAAQPRRVAPQQMTGAQAVVRSLEELDVDTIFGIPGGAVLPVYDPLFDSQKLRHVLVRHEQGAGHAASGYAHATGKVGVMMATSGPGATNLVTPLADAQMDSIPVVAITGQVGRGLIGTDAFQEADISGITMPITKHNFLVRNGDEIPQALAEAFHIAATGRPGAVLVDIPKDILQGQCTFSWPPVMDLPGYKPNTKPHSRQIREAAKLIAAARKPVLYVGGGVIRADASAELLELAELTGIPVVTTLMARGAFPDSHAQNMGMPGMHGTVAAVAALQRSDLLIALGTRFDDRVTGKLDSFAPGAKVIHADIDPAEIGKNRHADVPIVGDVKAVMVELTAALRRDGTSESTLGMDEWWEYLRGVQATYPLSYAPQSDGSLSPEYVIETLSRIAGPEAVYVAGVGQHQMWAAQFVKYEKPRTWLNSGGLGTMGYAVPAAMGAKFARPEAEVWAIDGDGCFQMTNQELATCAVEGAPIKVALINNGNLGMVRQWQTLFYDERYSQTDLATHSRRIPDFVKLAEALGCVGLRCERAEDVEDVINQARAINDRPVVIDFIVGADAQVWPMVAAGTGNDEIMAARNIRPLFDNEDQV, encoded by the coding sequence GTGAGCGCACCGACCACGCGACCACCGGCCGCCACACGCCCCGACAACGGGGCGCAGGCCGTGTCGAAGAACCCCGCTGCGCAGCCCAGAAGGGTTGCGCCGCAACAGATGACGGGCGCCCAGGCCGTGGTGCGGTCGCTCGAGGAACTCGACGTCGACACCATCTTCGGCATCCCCGGCGGCGCGGTGCTGCCGGTGTACGACCCGCTGTTCGACTCGCAGAAGCTGCGGCACGTGCTGGTCCGGCACGAGCAGGGCGCCGGGCACGCCGCCAGCGGCTACGCCCACGCCACCGGCAAGGTCGGCGTCATGATGGCCACCTCGGGTCCCGGCGCCACCAACCTGGTGACCCCGCTGGCCGACGCCCAGATGGACTCGATCCCCGTGGTCGCCATCACCGGGCAGGTCGGCCGCGGTCTGATCGGCACCGACGCATTCCAGGAAGCGGACATCTCCGGCATCACGATGCCGATCACCAAGCACAACTTCCTGGTCCGCAACGGCGACGAGATCCCGCAGGCGCTGGCCGAGGCGTTCCACATCGCGGCGACCGGCCGGCCGGGCGCGGTGCTGGTCGACATCCCGAAGGACATCCTGCAGGGGCAGTGCACCTTCAGCTGGCCGCCGGTGATGGATCTCCCGGGCTACAAGCCGAACACCAAGCCGCACAGCCGGCAGATCCGCGAGGCGGCCAAGCTCATCGCCGCCGCGCGCAAGCCGGTCCTGTACGTGGGCGGCGGCGTCATCCGCGCCGATGCCAGCGCCGAGCTGCTGGAACTGGCCGAGCTGACCGGCATCCCGGTGGTCACCACGCTGATGGCCCGCGGCGCGTTCCCCGACAGCCACGCCCAGAACATGGGCATGCCGGGCATGCACGGCACCGTCGCCGCGGTGGCCGCGCTGCAGCGCAGCGATCTGCTGATCGCCCTGGGCACCCGCTTCGACGACCGCGTCACCGGCAAGCTCGACTCGTTCGCCCCGGGCGCCAAGGTGATCCACGCCGACATCGACCCCGCCGAGATCGGCAAGAACCGGCACGCCGACGTGCCGATCGTGGGCGACGTCAAGGCCGTCATGGTCGAACTCACCGCCGCGCTGCGACGCGACGGGACCTCGGAGTCCACGCTGGGCATGGACGAGTGGTGGGAGTACCTGCGCGGCGTGCAGGCCACCTACCCGCTGAGCTACGCGCCGCAGAGCGACGGCAGCCTCTCGCCCGAGTACGTCATCGAGACGCTCAGCCGCATCGCCGGTCCGGAGGCCGTGTACGTCGCGGGCGTCGGACAGCACCAGATGTGGGCGGCGCAGTTCGTGAAGTACGAGAAGCCGCGCACCTGGCTGAACTCCGGCGGCCTCGGCACGATGGGGTACGCCGTGCCGGCCGCGATGGGCGCCAAGTTCGCGCGTCCCGAGGCCGAGGTGTGGGCCATCGACGGCGACGGCTGCTTCCAGATGACCAACCAGGAGCTGGCCACCTGCGCAGTGGAGGGTGCACCCATCAAGGTCGCGCTCATCAACAACGGCAACCTGGGCATGGTGCGGCAGTGGCAGACGCTGTTCTACGACGAGCGGTACAGCCAGACCGATCTCGCCACGCACAGCCGCCGCATCCCGGACTTCGTCAAGCTGGCCGAGGCACTGGGCTGCGTCGGTTTGCGCTGCGAGCGTGCCGAAGACGTCGAGGACGTGATCAACCAGGCCCGCGCGATCAACGACCGCCCGGTGGTCATCGACTTCATCGTCGGCGCCGACGCGCAGGTGTGGCCGATGGTCGCTGCCGGTACCGGCAACGACGAGATCATGGCGGCGCGCAACATCCGCCCGCTGTTCGACAACGAGGACCAGGTGTAG
- the ilvN gene encoding acetolactate synthase small subunit gives MTTIHTLSVLVEDKPGVLARVSALFSRRGFNIQSLAVGATEQKHLSRMTIVVAVDDFPLEQITKQLNKLVNVIKIVEQDEDNSVSRELALIKVRADATTRGQIIEAVNLFRAKVVDVSPESLVVEATGTPGKLQALLNLLEPYGIREIAQSGMVTLARGPRGMVTSK, from the coding sequence ATGACCACCATCCACACCCTCTCGGTCCTGGTCGAGGACAAGCCGGGCGTCCTGGCCCGCGTCTCGGCGCTGTTCTCCCGGCGCGGGTTCAACATCCAGTCGCTGGCGGTCGGCGCCACCGAGCAGAAGCACCTGTCGCGCATGACGATCGTGGTGGCCGTCGACGACTTCCCGCTCGAGCAGATCACCAAGCAGCTCAACAAGCTGGTGAACGTCATCAAGATCGTCGAGCAGGACGAGGACAACTCGGTGTCGCGCGAACTGGCGCTGATCAAGGTGCGCGCCGATGCGACCACCCGCGGCCAGATCATCGAGGCCGTGAACCTGTTCCGCGCCAAGGTCGTCGACGTGTCACCCGAGTCGCTGGTCGTCGAGGCGACCGGCACGCCGGGCAAGCTGCAGGCGCTGCTCAACCTGCTCGAGCCCTACGGCATCCGCGAGATCGCCCAGTCCGGCATGGTGACGCTGGCCCGCGGGCCCCGCGGCATGGTCACCTCCAAGTAG
- the ilvC gene encoding ketol-acid reductoisomerase: MFYDDDADLSIIAGRKVGVIGYGSQGHAHSLSLRDSGVDVKVGLREGSKSREKVEEQGLAVDTPAEVAKWADVIMLLAPDTAQAEIFTKEIEPHLEDGNALFFGHGLNIHFGLIKPPANVTVGMVAPKGPGHLVRRQFVDGKGVPCLIAVDQDPKGEGQALALSYAKGIGGTRAGVIKTDFKEETETDLFGEQAVLCGGTEELVKAGFDVMVEAGYAPEMAYFEVLHELKLIVDLMYEGGIARMNYSVSDTAEFGGYISGPRVIDADTKERMRAILKDIQDGTFVKRLVANVEGGNKELEGLRQQNAEHPIEVTGKKLRDLMSWVDRPITETA; this comes from the coding sequence ATGTTCTACGACGACGACGCCGATCTGTCGATCATCGCCGGACGCAAGGTCGGCGTGATCGGCTACGGCAGCCAGGGGCACGCGCACTCGCTGAGCCTGCGCGACTCGGGCGTCGACGTGAAGGTGGGTCTGCGCGAGGGCTCGAAGTCGCGGGAGAAGGTCGAAGAGCAGGGTCTCGCGGTCGACACGCCCGCCGAGGTCGCCAAGTGGGCCGACGTCATCATGCTGCTGGCGCCCGATACCGCGCAGGCCGAGATCTTCACCAAGGAGATCGAGCCCCACCTCGAGGACGGCAACGCGCTGTTCTTCGGTCACGGTCTGAACATCCACTTCGGTCTCATCAAGCCGCCCGCCAACGTCACCGTCGGCATGGTGGCCCCCAAGGGCCCGGGCCACCTGGTCCGCCGCCAGTTCGTCGACGGCAAGGGCGTGCCGTGCCTAATCGCCGTGGACCAGGACCCCAAGGGCGAGGGCCAGGCGCTCGCACTGTCCTACGCCAAGGGCATCGGCGGCACCCGTGCCGGCGTCATCAAGACCGACTTCAAGGAAGAGACCGAGACGGATCTCTTCGGCGAGCAGGCCGTGCTGTGCGGCGGCACCGAGGAACTGGTGAAGGCCGGCTTCGACGTGATGGTCGAGGCGGGTTACGCGCCGGAGATGGCCTACTTCGAGGTGCTGCACGAGCTGAAGCTCATCGTCGACCTGATGTACGAGGGCGGCATCGCCCGGATGAACTACTCGGTGTCCGACACCGCTGAGTTCGGTGGCTACATCTCCGGCCCGCGCGTGATCGACGCGGACACCAAGGAGCGGATGCGCGCCATCCTCAAGGACATCCAGGACGGCACCTTCGTCAAGCGCCTCGTCGCCAACGTCGAGGGCGGCAACAAGGAACTCGAAGGTCTGCGCCAGCAGAACGCCGAGCACCCCATCGAGGTGACCGGCAAGAAGCTGCGCGACCTGATGAGCTGGGTCGACCGTCCGATCACCGAGACGGCCTAG
- the idi gene encoding isopentenyl-diphosphate Delta-isomerase produces the protein MTTNELVVLVDDEGRQVGTAAKASVHTAETPLHLGFSCYLFDDAGRVLLTRRALNKKTWPGVWTNSFCGHPGPGEDPADAVVRRAAEELGVDLDAPTCILPDFRYRAVAADGTVENELCPVFWARTGAPIRPVADETMDVRWVDWPELRAAADLPWAISPWAVEQVPLLEAAGLPDALAR, from the coding sequence ATGACCACTAATGAACTCGTCGTGCTGGTCGACGACGAGGGCCGCCAGGTCGGGACCGCCGCCAAGGCCTCGGTGCACACCGCCGAGACGCCGCTGCATCTCGGCTTCTCCTGCTACCTGTTCGACGACGCGGGCCGGGTGCTGCTGACCCGCCGTGCGCTGAACAAGAAGACCTGGCCGGGGGTGTGGACCAACTCCTTCTGCGGTCATCCCGGACCGGGCGAGGATCCGGCCGACGCCGTGGTGCGCCGTGCCGCCGAGGAACTCGGCGTCGACCTCGACGCGCCGACGTGCATCCTGCCGGACTTCCGCTACCGCGCGGTCGCTGCGGACGGCACCGTCGAGAACGAGCTGTGTCCGGTGTTCTGGGCGCGCACGGGCGCACCGATCCGCCCGGTTGCCGACGAGACGATGGACGTGCGGTGGGTCGACTGGCCGGAACTGCGGGCGGCTGCCGACCTCCCCTGGGCCATCAGCCCGTGGGCGGTGGAGCAGGTGCCGTTACTCGAGGCCGCGGGCCTTCCGGACGCGCTGGCTCGCTGA
- a CDS encoding DUF5914 domain-containing protein: protein MTLVNEIRTKIAKAWPFQVLPPLNWAGQRPTYADAAPAVIDTALRRSQSRPSGNWYVFAASTDIARKPFGTSVAGIELVAWRDDAGALHVGPAACPHLGADLSTGTVDCGAVVCPWHGLRVTGRRQAGWRPYPAHDDGVLAWVRLDHVGGETPTDAPVLAHRPVGPTVAAVARLEGTCEPRDVIANRLDPWHGAWFHPYSFTRLDVVSAPPAAADVSDAEDRFAVAVTFRMGRLGVPVIAEFVSPEPRTILMRIVDGEGSGSVVETHATPLGPGPDGLPRTAVIEAVIAHSDRPGFVYATRVGPALLPFMRYTAARLWRDDLEYAERLYALRRRRLSEPARPEGPRPRVTAPAPPPTG, encoded by the coding sequence ATGACGCTCGTCAACGAGATCCGCACCAAGATCGCGAAGGCCTGGCCGTTCCAGGTGCTTCCCCCGCTGAACTGGGCCGGGCAGCGGCCGACGTACGCCGACGCCGCGCCCGCCGTCATCGACACCGCACTGAGGCGGTCGCAGAGCCGCCCGAGTGGCAACTGGTACGTCTTCGCGGCCAGCACCGACATCGCGCGAAAGCCGTTCGGTACCAGCGTGGCCGGCATCGAACTGGTCGCGTGGCGCGACGACGCCGGCGCACTGCACGTCGGCCCGGCGGCCTGCCCGCACCTCGGCGCCGATCTCTCGACCGGCACCGTCGACTGCGGAGCGGTCGTGTGTCCGTGGCACGGACTGCGCGTGACCGGCAGGCGGCAGGCCGGCTGGCGACCCTATCCCGCCCACGACGACGGCGTGCTCGCCTGGGTGCGGCTCGACCACGTCGGCGGCGAAACCCCGACCGACGCACCGGTGCTCGCGCACCGCCCGGTCGGCCCCACGGTCGCGGCGGTCGCCCGGCTCGAGGGCACCTGCGAGCCCCGGGACGTCATCGCCAACCGCCTCGACCCGTGGCACGGGGCCTGGTTCCATCCCTACTCGTTCACCCGGCTCGACGTCGTCAGCGCACCGCCGGCCGCGGCCGACGTCTCCGACGCCGAGGACCGGTTCGCCGTGGCGGTCACGTTCCGCATGGGACGGCTCGGGGTGCCGGTGATCGCGGAGTTCGTCAGCCCCGAGCCGCGCACGATCCTCATGCGGATCGTGGACGGCGAGGGCAGCGGCAGCGTGGTCGAAACCCACGCCACGCCACTGGGTCCCGGCCCGGACGGGCTGCCCCGCACGGCGGTGATCGAGGCGGTCATCGCCCACTCGGACCGCCCGGGCTTCGTCTACGCCACCCGCGTGGGACCGGCGCTGCTGCCGTTCATGCGGTACACCGCGGCGCGGCTGTGGCGTGACGACCTCGAGTACGCCGAGCGGCTGTACGCGCTGCGCCGCCGGCGCCTCAGCGAGCCAGCGCGTCCGGAAGGCCCGCGGCCTCGAGTAACGGCACCTGCTCCACCGCCCACGGGCTGA